In the Nitrospinaceae bacterium genome, one interval contains:
- a CDS encoding HAMP domain-containing protein, producing RLYHSSQRRTGGIRLQVKLIASFVGFTLVPSVALFVIASGLINQSFNTLFNMKVEGALKGSLQVAQTYYSESERAALSSAKILSKGIESNSWGDLKKIDILSAYIKSIRNNLRVDAIQIFDSKRKSLAYVVRDKLPAATTFSPAQDFFAKVLQGESRSSVESWGEGDAIHGIYPIRSGGKITGFVVVSRYIPERLAAKVAGIINAYEDYKEIELSKNPIKASYIITFFLITLLILFAAIWFGFYLARGITVPIEELAEGTRAVSEGDLDYRVDAEADGEVGILVDAFNNMTQELKTNKQKIEEATMDLQRSSSEIDRRRRYMEAMLENIGAGVVSINRKGRVTILNKAAGELLRIQPETAFGLPFPRVFKAQHLDPFRRLMRMLGTKNRKSISEQVDVLIDGQLITLRASLTLLEGADGNHLGAVVVFDNLSTLIRAQKVAAWREVAQGIAHEIKNPLTPIQLSTERMRRKFDQNAVDFPEVFEIATDTIISQVQGLMELVNEFSRFARLPEPRLRPCEMGPLIEQAANLYRGRQSDIPLQKDIKGELPSIMADPDQIQRVLINLLENAFDSIEAGGTVKLRAQTDVERSQLVIEICDEGKGIPQENKEHIFSPYFSTKYNGSGLGLAICHRIIDDHNGEITVRDNHPQGSIFRVSLPLISSSPTLELLERTVAIG from the coding sequence AACACGTTATTCAACATGAAAGTTGAAGGGGCGCTAAAGGGCTCCTTGCAGGTTGCGCAGACCTATTACAGCGAATCGGAGCGCGCCGCCCTATCGAGCGCAAAAATCCTCTCCAAGGGAATAGAGTCCAACAGCTGGGGAGATCTAAAAAAGATCGATATTTTGAGCGCCTACATCAAAAGCATTCGAAATAATCTTCGAGTGGATGCCATTCAGATTTTCGATTCCAAGCGAAAAAGCCTAGCCTATGTCGTAAGGGATAAATTACCTGCGGCTACAACTTTTTCTCCTGCTCAAGATTTCTTTGCAAAGGTGCTTCAAGGAGAGTCCCGCTCAAGTGTTGAGAGTTGGGGGGAAGGTGATGCCATCCATGGAATCTACCCAATCAGATCCGGCGGAAAGATTACGGGCTTCGTCGTGGTTTCGAGGTACATCCCGGAGCGCCTTGCTGCGAAAGTGGCAGGCATCATCAATGCCTATGAGGACTACAAAGAAATTGAGCTTTCTAAAAATCCGATAAAAGCCAGCTACATAATAACGTTTTTTCTCATTACGCTTTTAATTTTGTTTGCTGCCATATGGTTTGGATTTTATCTCGCCCGTGGAATTACCGTGCCTATTGAAGAGTTGGCCGAGGGTACACGGGCTGTTTCAGAAGGAGATTTGGACTACCGGGTTGATGCCGAGGCAGATGGCGAGGTTGGAATACTTGTGGATGCTTTTAACAACATGACCCAAGAGCTCAAAACCAACAAGCAGAAAATTGAAGAAGCCACCATGGATTTGCAACGCTCAAGCTCAGAAATTGACCGCAGACGCCGGTACATGGAGGCCATGCTCGAAAATATTGGCGCTGGGGTTGTGTCCATCAACCGAAAGGGAAGGGTTACGATCCTGAATAAAGCGGCAGGTGAGTTGCTTCGTATTCAGCCCGAAACAGCCTTTGGACTTCCTTTCCCCCGGGTGTTTAAGGCCCAGCACCTAGATCCTTTTCGGCGTCTCATGCGGATGTTGGGAACAAAAAATCGCAAAAGTATTTCAGAGCAAGTAGACGTTTTGATTGACGGCCAATTAATAACCCTACGTGCAAGTCTCACCTTGCTCGAGGGAGCTGATGGCAATCACTTGGGAGCCGTTGTGGTTTTCGACAATCTCTCCACCCTCATTCGAGCGCAGAAAGTTGCCGCTTGGCGAGAGGTGGCCCAAGGAATTGCTCACGAGATAAAAAATCCTCTAACGCCGATTCAATTATCCACAGAGCGCATGCGCCGGAAATTCGACCAAAATGCAGTCGATTTCCCCGAGGTGTTCGAAATAGCGACAGATACGATTATTTCGCAAGTTCAAGGCCTGATGGAACTTGTGAACGAATTTAGTCGTTTCGCCCGTTTGCCTGAACCTCGTCTGCGCCCCTGCGAAATGGGCCCCTTGATCGAGCAGGCAGCTAATCTATACAGAGGAAGACAAAGCGACATTCCGCTTCAGAAAGATATCAAGGGAGAGTTGCCATCCATCATGGCGGATCCGGATCAAATTCAACGCGTTTTAATCAATTTACTCGAAAACGCTTTCGATTCGATTGAAGCTGGTGGTACGGTGAAACTCCGCGCGCAAACCGATGTTGAACGCAGCCAACTCGTTATTGAAATTTGCGATGAAGGCAAGGGGATACCACAAGAAAACAAGGAACACATTTTTTCGCCTTATTTCTCTACAAAATATAACGGCTCCGGCCTTGGACTCGCCATATGCCACAGAATTATCGACGACCACAACGGTGAAATTACTGTCCGGGACAACCATCCCCAAGGCTCTATCTTTCGAGTCAGTTTGCCGCTAATCTCCTCATCGCCCACTCTAGAGCTTCTTGAAAGGACGGTCGCGATTGGATAA